The Primulina eburnea isolate SZY01 unplaced genomic scaffold, ASM2296580v1 ctg739_ERROPOS11973397, whole genome shotgun sequence sequence TATTTTTGCTGTGTTTTCATGTTGGTATCTTGTGACTTGTGTTCATTTGGGCAAAATAACCAGACTTTTAAGAATGTTGAATTTTTTTCCCAATGAGTCTGTTCGGAACTTTCTTTTATTGATTATAACAAAAATCTAGCTATAAAAATCACTTCCTCTATTTACAATTGAATATTTAATGCTTCAATATCTAACtgcataattaattaaaaacaaaacaacaaaaattgcAATTTAGAAGCTGAAACTCAACTTTTGAAGCGTTGGTATTATAACTCCGTCAAAAAGATGACTTTGCACTGTAATAGATGCGACAATCTGGTGTGAAAAGCCAGCAAAAACTAAAGTTaaatttaaaaccttaaaaTTTCCATGTACATTTCTCTTGTTGACCTAGGTACTCTATAGTTTTACACTTCTTGGATAAAGTAAATGATATTGTTCAAATATTGTAGATTAAGGAGTAATGTGGGTAGTATTCAATTTGTAGCATGTACCAAGTGCTGCATGTTATGTAGCTTGGTCGTGCTCCTTGACTGGACTAGAAGGTACTAAATTTTAACCACTTACAGAGGAATGGGACGATCTCGTTTGGTTTTGTGGATTAAACTGCTGTTTGAGCCAGTTGGATTTTCTTACAATAGAATTTTGCAGAATGAGAAGGTTTCACTTATCAATCTCAACAATTTTCTCCTCGGCCTTAAAGTATATTGAGAAATCTTATGTTACGGTAGTTGAGCTGAAATTCTGATATATAAATTGTGCATAATCTATGTAATTCCACTTCTGTATTTCTAGATTTTCTGCTGAAGAAGCTCTTTGTCGGTATGTGTAGTATGCATGCATTTGTGCTTGTTGGCATATAAAGTTTTTCTTCAAGTACTTGTTTGCAAGCTGATTCTAACAAAAAACatgtctttattttattttattgctaTATTCGTTGTTGTTTCCCATCAATGCTGTGCTCTGTCAAGAAATTTCGTAATAGGAAGAGTCATATCTATTATTGaccttatttttttatttaggtATGGAAGAAGCACAACGAGAATTTGATATTAATGGAGAGATACCACTTCTTTGCTTCAAGTAGCAAGCACTTTGGCTTCAACTGTAAATCGCTTTCTGAACTTAGAAGTGATGAAAGTGAGAGTGATGGAGCGTTGACAACTGTTCTGAGAGTTCTTCTGCGGATCCACAGTTTGTTCTTTGACCCGGTATTTTCTTGTTTCTCTGATCTCCTTAACCTCCAAAAATTATAATCTTACTTCTTTTCTAGTTCATTGTATTGAGAGGAGTTCTTTCTTTTAGGGGCGTGATGATAATCTGGTGGATCGAGATGTGAGACAGGTAAATGTTAATGGGATGGATGAGATTTACGTTCTATCAGTGTCATGGCTGCTAGTTTCTAACATGCCTGTAGGtacataataaatttatttttcttggtTATTTTAGGCTTCATGATATCCAAATCCTTTAGGTTCTCTGGCAATTATCTTGTGGGAATTTCTTTGGTTGTGGGCAATATGAGGTGGTGTACATAGAGCTGAGGTGGCAGCCTGTTTGGAGATTTTAGGCGTGTTCCCAAGTAACTCAGATTAAACAAGctgatttaataatatttattggCAAGAACTGATGGTGATTGCTGATTTGAATTTTTCTATATTGTTTTGAGGGTTTTGGGGAATTAGGGGTGTAATCAAATTAAATGAAGACAGAATTTGCCTATTTTATCAAGTTCAACCTCTATCAGTTTGAATTAGTGAAAACTTTAACATAGTTTTGCTTGAACAATTATTTGAAGTTGATTCAAGCCTGTTGAATTGGAACCTTATAGGAGCCTATTGAGCTAAAAAATCTAATCAGGCTACGTGCTGAAGACAATAGGAAGCGAGATTTAAAAAGTACAAGGGGAAAACGAAAGGAGATAAAAAAAATGCAAGGGGAAAAAGCATAAAATTGTTCAAGCTGCAGCATCCAACAAATGGGTGAAAGTATTGAAAACGAGAAAGAAAATTAATTTCCCAACCTTGAAACTAAATTAAGAGCCACAAATTTATCTTGTAGATCTAAACTGTcaaatgaatatcaatatttaATTTCTTAGACAATAGATTTATTAAGTggtaaaaaaattgatataaacTATCATTAATAGATGTATGTAAAAAGGCCCGTGATCATTTTTGTAGAATGATTTAGGAACAACCTTATCAATAATCTAACTGCTGATTTAGTACTTGCACGATTTGGCTAGTTTAGTTTACCTACATGTTTGTACGACAAATTGTTAGTCATTTGCAGATATATTGTACAGTAAAATTTCTACTTTGATCTGGTATGCACGCAGGTTCTAAAGAGAGTTCGTTTACCTACATGTTTGTACGACAAATTGTTAGTCATTTGCAGATATATTGTACAGTAAAATTTCTACTTTGATCTGGTATGCACGCAGGTTCTAAAGAGAGTTCGTGAGGAGGTCTTGATGGGTTGCAAAGTTGTCTTCAGCCGTGTTTTTCCTACCAATTTTCAGGCTGAGCAACATCATCTATGGAAAATGGCTATGCAACTAGGAGCTACATGTTCAATGGAACTCGACTCATCGGTGACACATGTCGTCTCTCTAGATGCAGGAACTGATAAATCTCGTTGGGCGGTCCAGGAAAAGAAATTTCTGGTCCATCCACGGTGGATTGAAGCTTCCAACTACTTATGGAAAAAGCAACCAGAAGAAAATTTTCCAGTGAGTCTATCAAATAATAAATGATCCAGTTATTACTTATTATCCCTATGACTAACGTCTGGTGACAAATTACTTCATTGATTTTGAACTCAAACCGTGTATACACTTGATTAGTTAGCTATATAGCTTTGCTCGACTGTATCGAGTCATAGTGAGATATGCATATTTGGCTTAAAAGATAGTTGTCTCATGGTATTTGTTTGATGTATACCCTATCAATATCAGCGGTGGCAAGTTAAATTAGGCCTAAGATAACTAATTGCATATTCGTAGGATGTACCAATAACAGtatgagtaggtcttttgtgagacggtctcacgaatctttatcgacgggtcaaccttatcgataatactcttagcataaaaagtaatactttttcatggatgatccaaataagagatctgtctcatgaatacgacccatgagattgtctcacacaagtttttgcataATAGTATTGTATATCGACTCTAGTGATTCAATTTTCAATATTAAATAACCTAAGaaagcataaaatattttgtactttgtAATCTCAAGATTTGTAGTACTACTTTCAAGAACCATAAGCACTATAGCAGTGCAATATCAGCCCATCTTGATCAAACATATGATATGAAACCATTGTTTTTCTCTCAGCGTTAACTACATTattcaatcaacattaaaactGCAACAATCGTTAAGCGTTACTTAAagtataatttcaaatatctatcGCGGTTGAATCTCCTCCGACTAGTTCAACTAGCTAGTTGCGCGTAGAGAAGTTGGTTCCATGAATCGGTTACTCCGGCTAAGCACCAATGGGTGCAATCCATGCCTCTGAAAGCATTGTATGAGCTGACATGCCCATCTTTTCTCAGCTGAGAAAGAGTTGTGATATCAAGCAAATGCACATTTTTTGATGGTAAAATGTTGTTGGCCAAAATTTCTTGCACAACTTTTGCAGCCAATGGTAATCCAGATGGATATGTCGAGCCTTGTATAGGTGTGGTTTCCTGTGAGCAATTCTTGACTCCTGGTTCATTCCATTCTGCCCCACTAAATTATGTACGGTTTATCACTATTTTATCAATATTGAATATAAATCGAGAATTATATAATTTCCTTgtccaaaaaaattaatctgaattttcaagattaaatatatatatacgtccTTACTTGTAATGAGATGGAGATACTCCTTGAAAGAAAACTTTATTTTTGAAAGGATTGACATCTGAGTTGACCCATTTCGCCCAAGTCTTTAATCCTTCCTTGAAAGCAACCATTCTATCCATGTCTTTCACTATCTTTCCATCAACTTCGATATAATCCCACCTATATTACATACACAAAATCTTTCTATTCCAACATattaattcataaaataaattgtaCGTAAACTTTAAAAGTCTTACGGTTGTTTAACGCGTCGGTACCACCAATGCCATGTATTAAAAATTAAGACGTCGATTTCTTTCCATATGTCTCCGTTTTTAAGCGAGTCGAGCTTCAAAACTCGACCTATTGATGGCTCGTCTTCAATATCCACCAAGTAATGCGTAAGGAACAATGTAATCGAAACATCGTAGTCCTGTGATGCATATCATGTATCAGATTTTTCGTACTCCTTGGTTTATGTTTTATAAAAATCTAATGGATTtatagaaattaaataaatttgtaattaaatatttaatataccTGAAATGTTACGGTAGAATTATTTTTGTGGCTTGTGATATTTGATCCCTTCACTGCATTGTGTAGAAGGCATTTCATTGATTCCCACTGATTAGCACTTATTGAGTCCCCAACAAACATTACTTTTTTCCCCTTCAATCTCTTCAATAAATCCAGACCATCAAATCTGCCAACACAAAGCCAAATTTCTTaaaccacacacacacacacacatatatatataccagaAGTCCTTTCGTCTCGTTTCGACTGTGACTTGCCTgaataaacagatgaaatcaagaaaagctGAAAGAACTGTAAAATAACAGTATGGAACCAAGAAATGTAAAAACAAGAATTCTATGGTTCGCGAAGACTCTCTGAATAAAAACGAAAAAAaggatatatatattgattgaaaCAAGCTGCCTAGCTAGGGCGGTTGGTTCTATGTCTGATGTGACTCAGTTTAATGTATGTATTTCACgtaaaacaaaaacaagaaaaacACAAGTGTATACAAACCTAGGAATGTCGCAACCATGAGGTTGCCATCTATATTTAAGGTACTTGTGATCAGGTCGATCATACTTCAAGCAATCGAATTCTTTCCGAATAAACCGGCACCCGGACGAGTCGTAAAGAGGGTAAGATTCGTCATAAACCCATTCTCTTCTACACATTGCAACTCTCTCGCTCCATTGTGATTCATCACTGTTTTTGTGCTGCAATATAAATTTTTGAAGGCTGAAATATTATTGACAAACAACAGAGAAGCAACCAACAAGATTTATGTTTCACTAGCCATCTGTTTAGTACAAGTGCGTTACTACAATCCACCACTCTATATATACACTAACATCtactatgtatatatatactgtGATATATATAATGTGCGATCTAGCTTCGTTGACTAAACTTAATGCTGGCTGTAATTTACCACGATACATAACATCAAATATTACGATGAATAgctattatttattaaattataatgtCGTGTGTAGAATTGAATGGCAAAAAATATTCttgtaaagatattttttttccttaatTTTATGACATGGAGTTAGCTAGGTTTGAGTTTTATTAATACATAGATACGCTAGATAATATTTTAACAATAGATTCGACTCTAATTAATTATTCGGAGactaaaaaagaaattttttaaaatgatttaatttgacAAAAATATTGTCATTCAATTTGTTTTAATCAATGTAGATCAATAAAATCTAATTATGGTATAAATGAATTTGACttaatatcatattatataattcaTTTTGAATTTGATGAATCTTTTAATAGTGTTTGTGAATAGAAATATAATACATAACAAAcatataattaataatatattcaaataattaaaatctagGGGATTAAGATTGGACAATAGTTTAACAACAGATGCATGCAGAGTTGACAATTTAGTTAGGCTGTGTTCCACATGCCAAACACCTCATTTCcaatttttagattttttttttgtcacgATTCTCGATTTTTGGAGTTACATCGAGTTCGACTAATTCGGAGTGGAGTCGAGTCGAGTTTATCAAGGGAAATTAGCCATCACAACATCTATCGCTCGAGTTCTTCCATTGTTGCTTTACGAAAATTGGAAGTTTGGATTGCATGTCTCTATTGTGAGAACCTAAATTTTTGTAcctgtaattaattaaatatagacatgtataagaatttattttcgatttataataaatttgaaaatattaatacgTGGTATTTGATATTCCAATGAGTCAATAAATATATGTAATACGAAATCCAGTGCAAGATACAcagtaaatttgaaattaagGCTGGATATTCACCTAAttggaagaaaatattacataCAAGGAAGCTTTTCTCAATAAGGAAGCATATCAACATTTATGAAGGAGTATCTCGAAATTTATGGAAGGAGCATCACCAAATTTTGGAAATAATATCCATCGAATTATGGTAAGATTTTCACCACACTCCTATAAATAGGAGGAACCTCTCATTTAGAATTGACactgaaattttcgaatttcctcttaaattttcgaaatttcctCTCAAAAATTCTGCACGAGTCATCAAAATTCTTTCCAAgttcataatttttttctctCGCTCGAGCTCGGAATTCGATCCCACCGTTCAGAATATGCTTTCAAATGTTTTGAACAATATATTCAAATTCAGGCAAATTCAATGGTTAGTTTTTGTTTATAGCATTCTTAAGAAAACTGCTCAGATTCTAGGCGAGAGCAGCATACCTACGGTTTTTCTCGACATGAACAGGTCAAAACGACTTCCAAACTCGATCttcaccgttcataatttatttgaCTTATTTTGAACGCATTGTCCAAGTTTGAGTCCGATCCAACGGTGCAATAATGCACAAAGAATTTTACAAAGGAGACTGATTTTTTGGCTAGATGTGCTGCTACGTTTTCGAAGTGTCGGTTGCATGATTCTTCTATGGTTTCCAAATTCTTCACGTTTTCTTCTAgtctaaggtaagtgggcttgttttaaagtTTTATTTTTCGGTTATGCATTTTTCGTTTTTGAAAATTCGGTCGAAAACGGTATGTGTGGGCACTGTGAGGATTCGACTGGATATGATAGGACCCTTACGCGGTGAGGATGTAACAGCTATATGGCCTCGCTCCCTTAGAGgaataaaaattagggactaatatcagtaaaccatggaAAGTAGAGGAATCTCAGTGCATAGTTAATGGTATGCATGTAATATGGGTCACATTCTACATGGTATGTATTTCGAAACTTATGCATATTGTTATGTTGTACTCGAACTGCCCCCACTTGCCGAGTGAATATCACTCACCTCTTACAATATTTTCTCAGATAATCCTGAGGAACAGCTCGAAGAAGAAGAGTCAGGCCAGTTTTGGGCTTGTGATTTTCAAGATTATcagtttaaatttaaatttaatgtaAGTTGTAAAGACTTTCgcatatttttatcattttaagaATCTACGTTGTAACGAAAATTCTATGATTGATTAGGAGTAATAAACTGTTTTTTgtttatactgtactacgagTTTGTTATTTTCAATTGTGTTGTTGTAAAACAACGTCGATGTCGACTAACCTCGAGATATCGACTAATCCCGATCTCGGAGCGTGACATCTATATTTACATGTCTCGACATTTTTTTAATCTCTAATTGGATGCATAAAAAGACattcatttaatttaaaattaaagttTAATTAGGCTATGAGTGGCTTAATATATATTTGGTTGAGGTCAAAATTTGCATTTAGTATTAAATAACACGAGACAACTAGCTAGATCTCAAGATTTCTAATATTTCTATCATGTGAAATAATGGCTATTAATTATCTCTTGAGTGAACTGTACTATTAAACAAAAATTACAaatagaatttttttattataattgaatTTCAGATTATATCTATTGTATCATGTGAATATCCCTGGACACGGTTCAACTATCTAGCTAGCTAGCTGGCTAGTCGTGCGTACAAGAGGTGGTTCCACGAGTCGAGGACTCCGGCGACGCACCAATGGGTGCAATCCATGCCTTTAAATGCATTGTATGAGCTGACATGCCCATCTTTTCTTAGCTGAGAAAGAGTTGTGATATCAAGTAAATGTGCATTTTTTGATGATGAAATGTTGTTAGCCAGAATTTCTTGCACAACTTTTGCAGCCAATGGTAGTCCAGATGGACACGTTGACCCTTGCATAGGTGTGGTTTCCTTCGAGCAACTCTTTACTCCTGGTTCATGCCAATCTGCCCCACTgaattatcaaatttttctttagTGTTAAATATTAATCAAGAATCACATGCtcatcaaaatatatataatctcAGTAATTGAAAGAGATAATCTAGGACACAATACTTTTCGTTAATGTATGCAAcgtaaatattttaaaccgtacATCAGCTCAAATACTAAGTTTCGATTACCCTTCAAGTAAGAGCATGCATTTATTGTAACTCGCCGAATAATAATGCTTGAACTTTTAAGATTCAATTAATTGTGTCCTTACTTGTAATGGGATGGAGAAATTCCCTGAAAGAAAACTTTGTTTTTAGAAGGATCTACGTCCGAGTTGACCCATTTTGCCCAAGTCTTTAATCCTTCCCTAAATGCAACCATCCTATCCATGTCCTTCAAAATCTTTCCCCCAACTTCAATATAATCCCACCTACATTATGTATACAAAAACCTCTATTTACTCACAATACAAACATTCAAAATTATACATGTGTAATTTTTACGAGCCTTACGGTTGCTTATCGCCGCGCCGGTACCACCAAAGCCATGTATTAAAGACCAAGACTTGGATTTCTTTCCACACATCTCCGTTTTTAAGTGAGTCGAGTTTCAAAACTCGACCTATTGGTTCGTTTTCAATATCTACCAGATAATGCGAATTGAATACGATAATCGAAACATCGTAGTCCTGGAATACACAGATAACATTGATGCTAGGATTCAGTGTCACGCTGTTCATATTCATCGgatgaaattaaataaatgaaatgATTCGATATAATATACATGAAATGTGACGGTAGAAGTAGATTTATCTGTGCGGCTTGTGATATTTGATCCTTTCACTGCATTGTGTAGAAGGCATACCATTGATGCCCATTGGTTAGAACTTATCGAGTCCCCAACAAACATTACCTTTTTCCCCTTCAATCTCTCCAAGAAATCCAGCCCatcaaatctatatatatatatatacgaaaatTAGCTTAAGAGTTAAACCCAAAATCTACATCTTCCCGGCCCGGTTTCTGCAGCAATGAAATAAACAGACACGTACGTACGTACCTTGGAATGTTGCAACCATTGGGTTGCCATCTATatttcaggtactggtgatcgGGTCGACCGTACTTCAGGCAAGCGAATTCTTTTCGGATAAAGGGGCAGTCGGATGAGTCGTAAAGAGGGTAGGATTCATCATACAACCATTCACCTTCATAAAAATTGCAACTCTTTTTTGGCTCTCTTGTTGATGGTACCTCGCCGTTTCGTCCTGCGATATAGATATTTGAGGGATGGAATATTATTAACAGAAAACAAAGaagcaacaaaaaaattattatttcactACCCATCTTTTTTACTTGTATATTTTCCATTATTGTGGTGATCTAAAGAATTCGCAGTATCGCGATCAACCTctctacatatatatatataattattccaTGTTCAGCCATATTtacatattttatatatatatatatatatatatatatatatatatatatatatatatatataatatgtaaaTATGGCTGAACATGGAATAAAATTAGCAGCTGGAAGTGATCTACAAGAATATTTATATAAGTCAAACTTTGACTTCAATTGTTTTGTTTCGAATTCtacttttttatataaatattttcctGTACAGGGAATGGTTAGAAGCGGACCAGAGGGGGACACGAGTGATGGCCGCCGAAATTAAATTATGTttcaattttatattaataactAGAAATGATGTACGTAGGTCattaataatgaaaaataaagattTAGATCATTT is a genomic window containing:
- the LOC140821727 gene encoding protein trichome birefringence-like 38, which codes for MCRREWVYDESYPLYDSSGCRFIRKEFDCLKYDRPDHKYLKYRWQPHGCDIPRFDGLDLLKRLKGKKVMFVGDSISANQWESMKCLLHNAVKGSNITSHKNNSTVTFQDYDVSITLFLTHYLVDIEDEPSIGRVLKLDSLKNGDIWKEIDVLIFNTWHWWYRRVKQPWDYIEVDGKIVKDMDRMVAFKEGLKTWAKWVNSDVNPFKNKVFFQGVSPSHYNGAEWNEPGVKNCSQETTPIQGSTYPSGLPLAAKVVQEILANNILPSKNVHLLDITTLSQLRKDGHVSSYNAFRGMDCTHWCLAGVTDSWNQLLYAQLAS
- the LOC140821725 gene encoding protein trichome birefringence-like 38 isoform X2 encodes the protein MENIQVKKMGSEIIIFLLLLCFLLIIFHPSNIYIAGRNGEVPSTREPKKSCNFYEGEWLYDESYPLYDSSDCPFIRKEFACLKYGRPDHQYLKYRWQPNGCNIPRFDGLDFLERLKGKKVMFVGDSISSNQWASMVCLLHNAVKGSNITSRTDKSTSTVTFHDYDVSIIVFNSHYLVDIENEPIGRVLKLDSLKNGDVWKEIQVLVFNTWLWWYRRGDKQPGADWHEPGVKSCSKETTPMQGSTCPSGLPLAAKVVQEILANNISSSKNAHLLDITTLSQLRKDGHVSSYNAFKGMDCTHWCVAGVLDSWNHLLYARLAS
- the LOC140821725 gene encoding protein trichome birefringence-like 43 isoform X1; its protein translation is MENIQVKKMGSEIIIFLLLLCFLLIIFHPSNIYIAGRNGEVPSTREPKKSCNFYEGEWLYDESYPLYDSSDCPFIRKEFACLKYGRPDHQYLKYRWQPNGCNIPRFDGLDFLERLKGKKVMFVGDSISSNQWASMVCLLHNAVKGSNITSRTDKSTSTVTFHDYDVSIIVFNSHYLVDIENEPIGRVLKLDSLKNGDVWKEIQVLVFNTWLWWYRRGDKQPWDYIEVGGKILKDMDRMVAFREGLKTWAKWVNSDVDPSKNKVFFQGISPSHYNGADWHEPGVKSCSKETTPMQGSTCPSGLPLAAKVVQEILANNISSSKNAHLLDITTLSQLRKDGHVSSYNAFKGMDCTHWCVAGVLDSWNHLLYARLAS